A DNA window from bacterium contains the following coding sequences:
- a CDS encoding alpha/beta hydrolase: MSIPASHRIIPLLLFPMLLAACGVQPSDPVKAGQKWFLVPVMAEAREALRSTAEVRVDSEQEIVLSPATGSPRTGLILYPGASVDPRAYAPAARALAQRGHRVILASMPFGFSLFNGNAADDIIRRHPEITAWAIGGHSLGGVAAASYAAEHSEKLKGLVFWASYPASGTDLKSSGLKVVSIWGTRDGRSKPEAVRDSARWLPTDTRFVSLEGGNHAQFGWYGAQAGDLEATLSREEQQRQIVEATAALLEAIAPSAATGP; the protein is encoded by the coding sequence ATGTCGATCCCAGCGTCGCACCGCATCATCCCCCTGCTCCTCTTCCCCATGCTGCTGGCCGCGTGCGGGGTCCAGCCCTCGGACCCCGTGAAAGCGGGCCAGAAATGGTTTCTCGTCCCGGTGATGGCCGAGGCCCGTGAGGCCCTGCGCTCCACGGCCGAGGTGCGCGTCGACTCCGAGCAGGAGATCGTCCTCTCGCCCGCGACCGGTTCGCCCCGCACGGGGCTCATCCTCTACCCGGGGGCCTCGGTGGACCCGCGCGCCTACGCCCCAGCCGCGCGCGCGCTCGCCCAGCGCGGCCACCGGGTGATCCTCGCGAGCATGCCTTTCGGCTTCTCTCTCTTCAACGGCAACGCGGCCGACGACATCATCCGGCGCCACCCCGAGATCACGGCCTGGGCCATCGGCGGGCACTCGCTCGGCGGCGTGGCCGCGGCCTCGTACGCCGCCGAGCATTCGGAAAAGCTCAAGGGGCTCGTCTTCTGGGCGTCGTATCCGGCCTCAGGCACGGACCTGAAGTCGAGCGGGCTCAAGGTCGTCTCGATCTGGGGCACCCGCGACGGCCGCTCAAAGCCCGAGGCCGTCCGCGACTCGGCGCGTTGGCTACCCACCGATACCCGCTTCGTGTCGCTCGAAGGAGGCAACCACGCGCAATTCGGCTGGTACGGAGCGCAGGCCGGCGATCTGGAAGCGACCCTCTCGCGCGAGGAGCAACAGCGCCAGATCGTCGAGGCGACGGCGGCCCTGCTGGAGGCGATCGCTCCTTCGGCAGCGACCGGCCCCTGA
- a CDS encoding DUF4442 domain-containing protein, whose protein sequence is MPESWKTRLTRWSFNLFPAYRGSGARIRYIAGDWREVRIDLPLSWRTRNYVGTIFGGSMFAAVDPIYMVMLIRSLGPGYVVWDKSAAIRFLKPGRSTLRAQFTLDEAEIQEITRLTAEGAAVNRTYRVALVDGEGTCCAEIDKTIHIRRK, encoded by the coding sequence ATGCCCGAGTCCTGGAAGACGCGTCTGACGCGCTGGTCCTTCAACCTGTTCCCCGCGTATCGGGGCTCAGGGGCGCGCATCCGCTACATCGCCGGGGATTGGCGTGAGGTCCGCATCGACCTGCCGCTCTCCTGGCGGACTCGCAACTACGTGGGCACCATCTTCGGCGGGAGCATGTTCGCTGCGGTCGATCCCATCTACATGGTCATGTTGATCCGGAGCCTGGGCCCGGGCTACGTGGTCTGGGACAAGAGCGCCGCCATCCGCTTCCTGAAGCCCGGGCGCTCGACGCTGCGCGCGCAGTTTACGCTCGACGAGGCCGAAATCCAGGAGATCACGCGATTGACGGCCGAGGGCGCTGCCGTGAACCGCACCTACCGTGTCGCGCTCGTCGATGGCGAGGGCACCTGCTGTGCTGAGATCGACAAGACGATCCACATCCGCCGAAAATAG
- a CDS encoding type II secretion system F family protein → MAQPIWTATLSFIAVTAATLVGLSLATPRERATMRRIDAIADTPGAPGMPRAQLLEQPFFQRAVLPGLGAFAKLGERLTPKSQRDRLVQRLQQAGLYGPYAIQALLAFKALFLAVAAITFWLLSGVNSGVAMMTGAIIALVGAMGPDQWITGRIRQRKDALVRSLPDTLDLVTSSVEAGLSFDSSVLRIVGRESAHGQEIREELGRYMTDVRMGRTRAEALNDLSRRCGVTDLEGVTAALIQADHLGVGVGQVLRTQSLHLRNKRRQRAQEAAMKAPIKMLFPLVFFIFPAMFIVTLGPAILRIMDTFKNMH, encoded by the coding sequence ATGGCTCAACCCATCTGGACCGCCACCCTCTCCTTCATCGCCGTCACCGCGGCGACGCTCGTCGGCCTCTCTCTGGCCACCCCGCGCGAGCGCGCCACCATGCGCCGGATCGACGCGATCGCGGACACCCCCGGCGCCCCGGGCATGCCCCGCGCGCAGCTCCTCGAGCAGCCGTTCTTCCAGCGGGCGGTCCTGCCCGGCCTGGGGGCCTTCGCCAAGCTCGGTGAGCGCCTGACCCCCAAGAGCCAGCGCGATCGCCTCGTCCAGCGCCTCCAGCAGGCAGGCCTCTACGGCCCCTACGCCATCCAGGCCCTGCTCGCCTTCAAGGCCCTCTTCCTGGCGGTAGCGGCCATCACCTTCTGGCTCTTGAGCGGCGTCAACTCGGGGGTCGCCATGATGACGGGTGCCATCATCGCCCTGGTGGGGGCCATGGGGCCGGATCAGTGGATCACCGGCCGGATCCGGCAGCGCAAGGACGCCCTGGTGCGATCGCTGCCCGACACCCTCGACCTGGTCACCTCCAGCGTGGAGGCGGGCTTGAGCTTCGACAGCTCGGTGCTGCGGATCGTCGGCCGCGAGTCGGCCCACGGCCAGGAGATCCGCGAAGAGCTCGGGCGCTACATGACCGACGTGCGGATGGGCCGCACCCGGGCCGAGGCCCTCAACGACCTCTCGCGCCGCTGCGGGGTCACCGACCTGGAAGGGGTCACCGCCGCCCTGATCCAGGCCGACCACCTGGGCGTCGGCGTCGGCCAGGTGCTGCGCACCCAGAGCCTGCACCTGCGCAACAAGCGCCGCCAGCGCGCCCAGGAAGCCGCCATGAAGGCGCCCATCAAGATGCTCTTCCCCCTGGTGTTCTTCATCTTCCCGGCCATGTTCATCGTCACCCTGGGGCCGGCCATCCTGCGCATCATGGACACCTTCAAGAACATGCACTGA